Proteins encoded by one window of Venturia canescens isolate UGA chromosome 2, ASM1945775v1, whole genome shotgun sequence:
- the LOC122405814 gene encoding FHF complex subunit HOOK interacting protein 2A-like isoform X2, with protein sequence MLRRFRASKLIAPPATPLQDFTYHWKQLMNFYASHETDCKVSIENTGIPRHLDRLLEILLEEERRVDGTGPCLEYLLQHGLLDWLSTLAIVETPPGMRLVCFSFLKRLLARSKHPLLHHAPVHAPVQRLISQCNGNYASPVEAEEIQFLLTLCFLVCKYPQLTSIVNDSGLVKMEHQKMSREQSEKATDLQSVTYVPTRKRNNSNPLFEPLNTQAVTLVNPNLFANDRQRRRSVCSSDRSIEKPLNQSRRNSRKRQSLNEFNESHSAKDTEFPSQSSSPLSLKNPPQYPVSPEDENTDFYYDTSDKRSDCRISLSHDLDAKLQDLEDLRLDPPDFTCHDFATDNEENTSNLLTEPPNSERSGSLLLDALISYVNSADNMVRIRACEGIMVLAALEDTSFAVTMAQSDLPKVITRRLNGLFKSIPAHVDPGEIDAIDVTWGLDSPLWTNEKKFPGCRQVAAYFVWLDYCDQLIKEAHHEVARVLAKDIRRGFFDKVITSSLADHHAVLITALLTESLKKITSPLLCTEISHWLVGDRNEPDVRNVCGSCVLHTLIENCYSDSDDLTLETLKLFEEILDKRNEHVLHCLVLSYLTSRGYYDNGAADSAIGSWSDEEDEREREKKGSLDFSQEQSHSRTLAPSNIHRIINCFLSLMPRQLQTDSGANHYERYMADWEKQYAKVRADCALLAWPLEAVTVDDSASYDSRPEADHCSNRFYMGPFISMLFDKVVNIPNQRYEINLQLTVVISRLALLPHPYLHEYLLNPLLPLGPGLKSLFTCLQKVIKQLSIEVPKDPKYKQILKDTRKKLLEDSTQDSLNKENILYESVIIMEEFCKELAAISYVKYNHSM encoded by the exons ATGCTGCGAAGATTTCGAGCATCAAAACTG ATAGCTCCGCCGGCAACGCCGTTGCAAGATTTCACCTATCACTGGAAGCAGCTGATGAACTTTTACGCGAGCCACGAAACGGATTGTAAAGTATCGATCGAGAACACCGGGATCCCGAGGCACTTGGATCGGCTCTTGGAAATATTATTGGAGGAGGAGAGGCGGGTCGACGGGACGGGTCCGTGCTTGGAGTATTTGTTGCAGCATGGACTATTGGACTGGTTGAGCACGTTGGCGATCGTAGAAACGCCGCCGGGGATGAGGCTCGTGTGTTTCTCGTTTTTGAAGAGGCTTTTGGCGAGATCGAAGCACCCGCTGTTGCATCACGCTCCGGTTCACGCTCCGGTGCAGCGACTCATTTCTCAATGCAACGGAAATTACGCTTCGCCGGTCGAGGCCGAGGAGATTCAGTTTTTGCTGACCCTCTGCTTCCTCGTTTGCAAGTATCCTCAATTGACGAGCATCGTAAATGACTCGGGCCTCGTTAAGATGGAGCACCAAAAAATGTCGCGCGAGCAGAGTGAAAAGGCGACGGATTTACAGTCCGTTACTTACGTACCTACGAGAAAACGTAACAATTCGAATCCCCTCTTCGAACCCCTCAATACACAGGCGGTCACTCTGGTTAATCCGAATCTCTTTGCCAACGATCGCCAAAGAAGACGATCCGTTTGCTCCTCCGACCGATCGATCGAGAAGCCTCTCAACCAGTCACGCAGAAATTCTCGCAAACGTCAAAGCCTCAACGAATTCAACGAATCACACTCGGCCAAGGACACCGAATTTCCCTCCCAATCCTCGAGCCCTCTGTCCCTTAAAAATCCTCCTCAATATCCCGTCTCTCCGGAGGATGAAAACACCGATTTTTATTATGACACTTCTGACAAACGATCTGATTGTAGAATTTCCTTGAGTCACGACCTCGACGCCAAATTACAAGATCTCGAAGACCTGAGGCTCGATCCTCCCGATTTCACGTGCCACGATTTCGCCACCGACAATGAAGAAAATACGTCGAATCTCTTGACCGAACCACCCAACTCTGAAAGATCTGGCAGCCTCCTCCTCGATGCCTTAATTAGCTACGTCAACAGTGCC GACAACATGGTGAGGATCAGAGCCTGCGAAGGAATAATGGTGTTGGCAGCCCTGGAAGACACTTCCTTCGCTGTGACGATGGCGCAGAGCGATTTGCCAAAAGTGATAACGCGACGATTGAACGGTTTGTTCAAGTCGATTCCAGCCCACGTTGATCCTGGTGAGATTGACGCGATCGACGTTACCTGGGGTCTCGATTCGCCGCTGTGGACGAACGAGAAAAAGTTTCCAGGCTGTCGACAAGTCGCAGCGTACTTCGTTTGGCTCGATTATTGCGATCAATTGATCAAGGAAGCTCATCACGAGGTCGCCCGAGTTTTGGCCAAGGATATTAGGAGAGGATTTTTTGATAAAGTCATAACGTCGTCGCTGGCCGATCATCACGCTGTTTTGATAACAGCTCTCCTTACGGAAAgccttaaaaaaataacgtcCCCGTTACTCTGCACAG aaataagtcattggttggTGGGCGACAGGAACGAGCCAGACGTTAGAAACGTATGCGGCAGTTGCGTGTTGCACACTCTCATAGAAAATTGTTACTCGGACAGCGACGACTTGACGCTAGAAACGTTGAAGTTATTCGAGGAGATATTGGACAAACGGAACGAGCACGTGCTCCACTGTCTCGTTCTGTCCTATCTCACATCCCGAGGATATTACGATAATGGTGCAGCGGACAGCGCTATTGGCTCGTGGAGCGACGAAGAGGACGAAAGAGAACGCGAAAAAAAAGGATCTCTTGATTTCTCGCAAGAACAGAGCCACAGTAGGACTTTGGCACCGAGCAACATCCATCGAATCATTAATTG TTTCCTCTCGTTAATGCCTCGTCAACTGCAGACGGATTCAGGAGCAAATCACTACGAGCGTTACATGGCAGACTGGGAGAAACAATATGCCAAAGTACGAGCGGATTGCGCGCTGCTCGCCTGGCCCCTCGAAGCTGTCACGGTCGACGATTCGGCGAGCtacgattcgagaccggaggCGGATCATTGCTCGAATCGGTTTTACATGGGCCCATTCATTTCTATGCTTTTTGACAAAGTTGTCAACATTCCGAACCAAAGATACGAAATCAACTTACAATTGACCGTCGTCATATCGAGATTAGCCTTACTTCCACATCCGTACTTGCACGAGTATCTCCTGAACCCACTGCTACCTCTCGGCCCTGGCTTGAAAAGCCTCTTTACGTGCTTGCAAAAAGTCATCAAACAGCTGTCGATCGAAGTCCCCAAAGATCCAAAGTACAAGCAAATATTGAAGGatacgaggaaaaaattgcTGGAAGATTCGACTCAAGATTC ATTGAAcaaggaaaatattttgtacgAGAGTGTTATCATAATGGAAGAGTTCTGCAAAGAATTAGCTGCTATATCTTACGTCAAATATAATCATTCCATGTAA
- the LOC122405814 gene encoding FHF complex subunit HOOK interacting protein 2A-like isoform X1: MISGFQVALKNTIDVIAPPATPLQDFTYHWKQLMNFYASHETDCKVSIENTGIPRHLDRLLEILLEEERRVDGTGPCLEYLLQHGLLDWLSTLAIVETPPGMRLVCFSFLKRLLARSKHPLLHHAPVHAPVQRLISQCNGNYASPVEAEEIQFLLTLCFLVCKYPQLTSIVNDSGLVKMEHQKMSREQSEKATDLQSVTYVPTRKRNNSNPLFEPLNTQAVTLVNPNLFANDRQRRRSVCSSDRSIEKPLNQSRRNSRKRQSLNEFNESHSAKDTEFPSQSSSPLSLKNPPQYPVSPEDENTDFYYDTSDKRSDCRISLSHDLDAKLQDLEDLRLDPPDFTCHDFATDNEENTSNLLTEPPNSERSGSLLLDALISYVNSADNMVRIRACEGIMVLAALEDTSFAVTMAQSDLPKVITRRLNGLFKSIPAHVDPGEIDAIDVTWGLDSPLWTNEKKFPGCRQVAAYFVWLDYCDQLIKEAHHEVARVLAKDIRRGFFDKVITSSLADHHAVLITALLTESLKKITSPLLCTEISHWLVGDRNEPDVRNVCGSCVLHTLIENCYSDSDDLTLETLKLFEEILDKRNEHVLHCLVLSYLTSRGYYDNGAADSAIGSWSDEEDEREREKKGSLDFSQEQSHSRTLAPSNIHRIINCFLSLMPRQLQTDSGANHYERYMADWEKQYAKVRADCALLAWPLEAVTVDDSASYDSRPEADHCSNRFYMGPFISMLFDKVVNIPNQRYEINLQLTVVISRLALLPHPYLHEYLLNPLLPLGPGLKSLFTCLQKVIKQLSIEVPKDPKYKQILKDTRKKLLEDSTQDSLNKENILYESVIIMEEFCKELAAISYVKYNHSM; encoded by the exons ATGATTAGCGGCTTTCAGGTAGCCTTGAAAAATACTATCGATGTG ATAGCTCCGCCGGCAACGCCGTTGCAAGATTTCACCTATCACTGGAAGCAGCTGATGAACTTTTACGCGAGCCACGAAACGGATTGTAAAGTATCGATCGAGAACACCGGGATCCCGAGGCACTTGGATCGGCTCTTGGAAATATTATTGGAGGAGGAGAGGCGGGTCGACGGGACGGGTCCGTGCTTGGAGTATTTGTTGCAGCATGGACTATTGGACTGGTTGAGCACGTTGGCGATCGTAGAAACGCCGCCGGGGATGAGGCTCGTGTGTTTCTCGTTTTTGAAGAGGCTTTTGGCGAGATCGAAGCACCCGCTGTTGCATCACGCTCCGGTTCACGCTCCGGTGCAGCGACTCATTTCTCAATGCAACGGAAATTACGCTTCGCCGGTCGAGGCCGAGGAGATTCAGTTTTTGCTGACCCTCTGCTTCCTCGTTTGCAAGTATCCTCAATTGACGAGCATCGTAAATGACTCGGGCCTCGTTAAGATGGAGCACCAAAAAATGTCGCGCGAGCAGAGTGAAAAGGCGACGGATTTACAGTCCGTTACTTACGTACCTACGAGAAAACGTAACAATTCGAATCCCCTCTTCGAACCCCTCAATACACAGGCGGTCACTCTGGTTAATCCGAATCTCTTTGCCAACGATCGCCAAAGAAGACGATCCGTTTGCTCCTCCGACCGATCGATCGAGAAGCCTCTCAACCAGTCACGCAGAAATTCTCGCAAACGTCAAAGCCTCAACGAATTCAACGAATCACACTCGGCCAAGGACACCGAATTTCCCTCCCAATCCTCGAGCCCTCTGTCCCTTAAAAATCCTCCTCAATATCCCGTCTCTCCGGAGGATGAAAACACCGATTTTTATTATGACACTTCTGACAAACGATCTGATTGTAGAATTTCCTTGAGTCACGACCTCGACGCCAAATTACAAGATCTCGAAGACCTGAGGCTCGATCCTCCCGATTTCACGTGCCACGATTTCGCCACCGACAATGAAGAAAATACGTCGAATCTCTTGACCGAACCACCCAACTCTGAAAGATCTGGCAGCCTCCTCCTCGATGCCTTAATTAGCTACGTCAACAGTGCC GACAACATGGTGAGGATCAGAGCCTGCGAAGGAATAATGGTGTTGGCAGCCCTGGAAGACACTTCCTTCGCTGTGACGATGGCGCAGAGCGATTTGCCAAAAGTGATAACGCGACGATTGAACGGTTTGTTCAAGTCGATTCCAGCCCACGTTGATCCTGGTGAGATTGACGCGATCGACGTTACCTGGGGTCTCGATTCGCCGCTGTGGACGAACGAGAAAAAGTTTCCAGGCTGTCGACAAGTCGCAGCGTACTTCGTTTGGCTCGATTATTGCGATCAATTGATCAAGGAAGCTCATCACGAGGTCGCCCGAGTTTTGGCCAAGGATATTAGGAGAGGATTTTTTGATAAAGTCATAACGTCGTCGCTGGCCGATCATCACGCTGTTTTGATAACAGCTCTCCTTACGGAAAgccttaaaaaaataacgtcCCCGTTACTCTGCACAG aaataagtcattggttggTGGGCGACAGGAACGAGCCAGACGTTAGAAACGTATGCGGCAGTTGCGTGTTGCACACTCTCATAGAAAATTGTTACTCGGACAGCGACGACTTGACGCTAGAAACGTTGAAGTTATTCGAGGAGATATTGGACAAACGGAACGAGCACGTGCTCCACTGTCTCGTTCTGTCCTATCTCACATCCCGAGGATATTACGATAATGGTGCAGCGGACAGCGCTATTGGCTCGTGGAGCGACGAAGAGGACGAAAGAGAACGCGAAAAAAAAGGATCTCTTGATTTCTCGCAAGAACAGAGCCACAGTAGGACTTTGGCACCGAGCAACATCCATCGAATCATTAATTG TTTCCTCTCGTTAATGCCTCGTCAACTGCAGACGGATTCAGGAGCAAATCACTACGAGCGTTACATGGCAGACTGGGAGAAACAATATGCCAAAGTACGAGCGGATTGCGCGCTGCTCGCCTGGCCCCTCGAAGCTGTCACGGTCGACGATTCGGCGAGCtacgattcgagaccggaggCGGATCATTGCTCGAATCGGTTTTACATGGGCCCATTCATTTCTATGCTTTTTGACAAAGTTGTCAACATTCCGAACCAAAGATACGAAATCAACTTACAATTGACCGTCGTCATATCGAGATTAGCCTTACTTCCACATCCGTACTTGCACGAGTATCTCCTGAACCCACTGCTACCTCTCGGCCCTGGCTTGAAAAGCCTCTTTACGTGCTTGCAAAAAGTCATCAAACAGCTGTCGATCGAAGTCCCCAAAGATCCAAAGTACAAGCAAATATTGAAGGatacgaggaaaaaattgcTGGAAGATTCGACTCAAGATTC ATTGAAcaaggaaaatattttgtacgAGAGTGTTATCATAATGGAAGAGTTCTGCAAAGAATTAGCTGCTATATCTTACGTCAAATATAATCATTCCATGTAA
- the LOC122406545 gene encoding DALR anticodon-binding domain-containing protein 3 encodes MEYSTNNFQIRTLVNKIQEELLGDLITGKTNIKVNNENLSRNGEISFPLNLLAWRDYIKNKTTFESCSNILEYYLHKKNCDTVGLTLQNIIKKATESLIITSRSWCIDIDRCLMHNDRICLFVNKKKTLEFAIKNAVRLGKDYGKKESTEKTVCLKINEDRDSDLTTGRLKLIKEASERVLELKGFKIVESQADFQYLLTTKSQGQLENGFSHCICGVVKNRDTNTKEIHLSWSEYVNAKIEELTSFSRLKCPDMSKESHLTNIAQAVVIFELLSIKPSRPVFIEIDHDPDQRISNSKGGSFVLYNAARISTILQKFKEGENLSDYPSLPEIDKVDFAQLCQEDEWELVYNFILRYPEIIEDSIRNEGTLQTSPQVICLFLSQLCQKFSIYYRRTRILTEGRDHLIPTMMARLYLLHALQIVINNSLAILNIVPVNHM; translated from the exons ATGGAATATTCGActaataattttcaaattcggacCCTGGTTAATAAAATTCAAGAGGAGCTTCTGGGCGACTTAATCACCGGGAAGACGAATATAAAAGTGAACAATGAAAATCTGTCGAGAAACGGTGAAATAAGTTTTCCACTTAACCtcttagcgtggcgagattatataaaaaataaaacgacgtTCGAAAGTTGTTCGAACATATTGGAATATTATTTGCATAAGAAAAATTGTGATACAGTCGGATTGACCTTGcagaatataataaaaaag GCCACGGAGTCATTGATTATCACGAGTCGCTCGTGGTGCATCGATATTGACAGATGCTTGATGCATAATGACAGGATTTGTTTATtcgtgaacaaaaaaaaaacactcgaatTTGCAATCAAAAATGCTGTTCGACTTGGCAAAGATTATGGCAAGAAAGAGTCAACAGAAAAGACAGTTTGCCTGAAAATCAATGAAGACAGAGATTCGGATTTAACCACAGGAAGGTTGAAGCTGATCAAAGAGGCTTCAGAACGAGTTCTGGAGCTCAAAGGTTTCAAAATTGTTGAATCGCAAGcagattttcaatatttactaACCACAAAGTCTCAAGGTCAGCTcgaaaatggtttttctcaTTGCATTTGCGGAGTAGTTAAAAATCGAGACACCAATACCAAAGAAATACATCTCTCGTGGAGCGAGTATGTGAAtgcaaaaattgaagaattaacCAGCTTTTCCAGACTCAAATGTCCTGATATGAGCAAAGAAAGTCATTTGACAAACATAGCTCAAGCGGTTGTCATTTTTGAGCTTCTTTCCATTAAACCTAGTCGACCAGTGTTCATTGAAATTGACCACGATCCTGACCAGAGGATATCAAACTCGAAAG GTGGATCATTCGTATTATACAATGCGGCTAGAATCAGTacaattttgcaaaaattcaaGGAAGGAGAAAATCTTAGCGATTATCCATCCTTACCAGAGATCGACAAAGTGGATTTCGCTCAATTGTGTCAAGAG GATGAATGGGAACTCGTCTACAATTTCATACTGAGATATCCAGAAATAATTGAAGACAGCATTCGTAATGAGGGCACATTACAAACTTCGCCTCAAGTGATTTGTCTCTTTTTGTCCCAACTCTGTCAAAAGTTCAGTATTTATTATCGACGAACGCGTATTTTGACG GAAGGACGCGATCATTTGATACCAACGATGATGGCGCGGTTGTATTTGCTACATGCATTACAAATCGTGATAAATAATTCACTGGCCATTTTGAATATCGTGCCAGTAAACCACATGTAA